Proteins encoded in a region of the Geobacillus genomosp. 3 genome:
- a CDS encoding TRAP transporter small permease encodes MGKVKKVYSLIEDILAGLFLIVGLCLIVFEVIMRYIFNSPTTWTTEVSTVMVTWGILLGLSVALRDKHHICVDLFYVIVPKSLRKVIDYFAGVIGILFCLFYTIGGTMIVLQTWRTGQLSMETGVPMWIYYMVIPFSGLLLTVRFIGQLNEVRKERMSIHQGDHHLGLGKESLDEYRNAF; translated from the coding sequence ATGGGCAAAGTGAAAAAAGTTTATTCGTTAATCGAGGATATACTAGCCGGCTTATTTTTAATAGTTGGACTTTGTCTCATAGTGTTTGAGGTTATTATGAGATATATTTTTAACTCTCCAACTACGTGGACTACGGAAGTTTCTACAGTTATGGTAACCTGGGGAATCTTATTAGGTCTTTCTGTAGCTTTAAGAGATAAACACCATATTTGCGTGGATTTGTTTTATGTTATTGTTCCTAAGTCTCTGCGTAAGGTAATAGACTATTTTGCCGGAGTTATTGGGATATTGTTCTGTTTGTTTTATACGATAGGAGGAACTATGATCGTTTTACAGACATGGCGAACAGGACAATTATCTATGGAAACCGGAGTGCCGATGTGGATATACTATATGGTTATACCATTTTCAGGGCTATTATTGACGGTTCGTTTTATTGGTCAACTAAATGAGGTGCGAAAAGAGAGAATGAGTATTCACCAGGGGGATCATCACTTAGGTTTAGGAAAGGAGAGTTTAGATGAATACCGCAATGCTTTTTAG
- a CDS encoding isocitrate/isopropylmalate family dehydrogenase, producing the protein MFLEECYKISEQYPHIFTDDHHVDAFAMYLVLHPEKYDVIVTTNMFGDILSDLAAGLVGGLGVAPSLNEGDHFAVAQAVHGSAPSIAGKGIANPVAEILSAQMLINWLGRKHNDPQLVQVSGLLYKAIWNYLDCGDKKTPDLGGNSSTEEVSKEIITYIQRVNSF; encoded by the coding sequence TTGTTTTTAGAGGAATGTTATAAGATAAGCGAACAATATCCGCATATTTTTACGGATGACCATCATGTTGATGCTTTTGCAATGTATTTAGTCCTTCATCCCGAAAAATATGACGTTATTGTTACTACTAATATGTTTGGGGATATTCTTTCAGATTTGGCAGCCGGGCTTGTCGGGGGGCTAGGAGTGGCCCCTAGCCTAAACGAAGGAGATCATTTTGCTGTCGCGCAGGCTGTTCACGGCTCGGCTCCCTCTATCGCAGGCAAAGGGATTGCTAATCCCGTAGCGGAAATATTATCCGCTCAGATGCTAATTAATTGGCTGGGGAGAAAGCACAATGATCCACAGTTGGTGCAGGTATCGGGTTTGCTATACAAAGCTATATGGAATTATTTGGATTGTGGAGATAAAAAGACTCCAGATTTAGGGGGGAATTCCTCTACCGAAGAAGTAAGTAAAGAGATTATTACATATATCCAAAGGGTGAACAGTTTCTGA
- a CDS encoding IS982 family transposase has product MQEHFHFTTDRAKIQKQYAAIFVFVSAQLSCIQVHLHRRNRHLVKQEDAVIIAIHLLGKLLGFTSERAWHRFVTGNLFTNGSFLERSRYNRRCRALGFAIKWIRHELAKRGQHHAYAVVDSLPLPLCHTARMHRVKRFQEIADIGYCASKKQWYYGLKLHLQVTDQGLPMGYVVTEASCHDRIAAESVMTQIPHPYNFGDKGFISRDLQKRLYEEYQMALWTPSRKNQKHRASETWEQWIQQKRKVIETVFSVLVDHYRITGIRANSIIGFEVALDGILLAYSLVTLGLVER; this is encoded by the coding sequence ATGCAAGAGCACTTTCATTTTACTACAGATCGGGCCAAGATTCAAAAGCAATATGCCGCCATTTTCGTTTTTGTTTCTGCTCAACTTTCATGCATTCAGGTGCATCTTCATCGTCGAAATCGCCATTTGGTCAAGCAAGAGGACGCTGTCATCATCGCCATTCATCTTTTAGGAAAGCTGCTCGGTTTTACTTCTGAACGGGCGTGGCATCGTTTTGTCACGGGAAATTTGTTCACAAACGGCTCGTTTCTCGAACGTTCCCGGTATAACCGCCGCTGCCGGGCGCTTGGCTTCGCTATCAAATGGATCCGCCATGAGTTGGCAAAACGCGGCCAACATCATGCCTATGCCGTCGTGGACAGCTTGCCGCTCCCATTGTGCCATACGGCAAGAATGCATCGCGTCAAACGGTTTCAAGAGATCGCCGACATCGGGTATTGCGCTTCCAAAAAGCAATGGTACTACGGGTTGAAGCTGCACCTTCAAGTGACCGATCAAGGGCTGCCAATGGGGTATGTGGTGACGGAAGCATCTTGCCACGATCGAATCGCAGCCGAAAGCGTGATGACCCAAATTCCCCACCCGTATAACTTTGGGGACAAAGGATTTATTAGCCGTGACTTGCAAAAAAGGCTGTACGAAGAATACCAAATGGCGCTTTGGACTCCGTCTCGAAAAAACCAGAAACATCGTGCGTCTGAGACATGGGAGCAGTGGATCCAACAAAAACGCAAAGTGATCGAGACGGTGTTCTCGGTTCTGGTTGACCACTATCGCATCACGGGGATCCGAGCCAATTCGATTATCGGATTTGAAGTGGCACTAGACGGTATATTGTTAGCTTATTCCCTGGTTACACTTGGGCTAGTTGAGCGCTAA
- a CDS encoding isocitrate/isopropylmalate family dehydrogenase, which translates to MYKIAVIEGDGIGPEVVGETVRVIEEIERKINCRLFEWVKLEAGLQAYETYGTTLPDTTSSRLDSCHGLILGPLSTHLYKGESMPNPSAEIRKRFNLYANIRPVRSIPISQCKYGNIDMVIVRENTEGMYADRNMLEGPGEFKIDNDTVISLRLVTRQASRNVAKAAFRLAEERGNKKRVSIVHKANVLKKHSR; encoded by the coding sequence ATGTACAAAATAGCTGTTATAGAAGGGGATGGTATTGGCCCGGAGGTTGTAGGAGAAACGGTCAGGGTCATAGAAGAGATAGAGCGGAAAATAAACTGCAGGCTATTTGAATGGGTTAAGCTTGAGGCAGGACTACAAGCTTATGAAACGTATGGAACTACACTCCCTGACACAACAAGCAGTCGACTAGACAGCTGCCATGGATTGATTTTGGGCCCGCTATCCACTCACCTATACAAAGGTGAAAGTATGCCCAACCCCAGTGCAGAAATACGAAAAAGATTTAACTTATATGCTAATATCAGGCCTGTTCGATCTATTCCAATCAGTCAATGCAAGTATGGAAACATCGATATGGTTATTGTTCGTGAAAATACGGAAGGCATGTATGCAGACAGAAATATGCTAGAGGGACCTGGGGAATTCAAGATTGACAACGATACTGTCATTTCTCTAAGACTCGTCACACGTCAAGCGAGTAGAAACGTTGCTAAGGCAGCGTTTCGATTAGCTGAAGAGAGAGGGAATAAAAAACGCGTATCCATTGTTCATAAAGCCAATGTATTAAAGAAGCATTCCCGTTAG
- a CDS encoding LysR family transcriptional regulator → MDEKDWIILKTIYEDRNITKASERLYISQPSLTYRIKQLEKEFGVKILSRGKKGVEFTEHGEYLVQYASNMLSLLERIKEQLSNMNDKVKGTLKLAASRIYARYELPGILSLFLKRYPDIDIQLKTGFSSEVYQMLHKEEVHVGIVRGNHDWDGPKILISEEKIYVVSKYRIDLSNLPAIPRVNYTTDPSLKSIIDSWWKEIFDIPPNITMEVDLIDTCREMVIHGLGYAILPGICLKGLDNLYKYEITSKDGSPIYRRTWLIFRNSTLDLSKVSAFVDFVQTNYKQPAREHN, encoded by the coding sequence ATGGATGAAAAGGATTGGATCATCTTAAAAACTATATACGAGGATCGCAACATTACCAAGGCATCGGAGCGGCTGTACATCTCTCAACCATCCTTAACTTATAGAATTAAACAGCTAGAAAAAGAATTCGGTGTCAAGATACTCTCTAGAGGAAAAAAGGGAGTGGAATTTACTGAACATGGTGAGTACTTAGTACAATATGCGAGCAATATGCTGTCTCTTCTCGAAAGAATAAAAGAGCAATTAAGTAATATGAACGATAAAGTAAAAGGGACGCTAAAGTTGGCTGCATCACGAATTTACGCACGTTATGAACTTCCCGGTATATTATCTCTATTCTTAAAAAGATACCCAGATATTGATATTCAACTCAAAACCGGCTTTAGTTCGGAGGTTTATCAAATGTTGCATAAGGAGGAAGTACATGTAGGTATAGTAAGGGGAAACCATGACTGGGATGGACCTAAGATTTTAATTAGTGAAGAAAAAATTTACGTTGTATCGAAATACCGTATTGATCTTTCTAACCTACCTGCTATACCTAGGGTGAATTATACAACTGATCCCTCATTAAAAAGTATCATAGACTCTTGGTGGAAAGAAATATTTGATATCCCCCCAAATATCACCATGGAAGTTGATCTTATCGATACTTGCAGGGAAATGGTGATTCACGGTCTAGGGTATGCTATTCTGCCAGGTATATGCTTAAAAGGTTTAGACAATTTATACAAATACGAGATCACATCAAAAGACGGAAGTCCAATTTATAGGAGAACATGGCTTATCTTCCGAAACTCAACATTAGACTTATCTAAAGTCAGCGCCTTCGTCGATTTTGTTCAAACTAACTATAAACAGCCGGCTAGGGAGCATAACTGA
- a CDS encoding IS110 family transposase encodes MDVLYHRCAGLDVHAKTIVVCALWGEEDHIQKEIETFSTFTKDLFRLLKWLEDREITHLAMESTGVYWKPVFNILEDYFDITLANAQRIKNVPGRKTDVSDAEWIAKLLRYGLIEKSFVPPAPIRELRDLTRLRKKWVGQLIAEKNRIHKVLECSNIKLGTVISDIFGVSGRKLLTRLMEQGYIEEADIDACLHGRMKGKKQQIQESLFGTLTEHELFMIRQSWKHIEYLESLIQEMDQRIDHLLQPYQQEVDLLMTIPGVKKETAAVIIAEIGVDMGQFPTPQRLASWAGVAPGNHESAGKRKSTRTVKGNPHIKSALCEAAWALSRCRNQPLAAKFWSLAARRGKKKALVAIAHRMLVTIYCMLSRKEPFWGPQVS; translated from the coding sequence ATGGATGTGCTTTATCATCGTTGCGCAGGTTTAGATGTTCATGCCAAAACGATTGTCGTTTGTGCGCTTTGGGGAGAAGAAGACCACATTCAAAAGGAGATCGAAACGTTTTCGACGTTTACCAAAGACTTGTTTCGCCTCCTGAAATGGCTCGAGGATCGAGAAATCACTCATCTAGCGATGGAGAGTACGGGGGTTTACTGGAAACCGGTCTTTAACATTTTAGAGGACTACTTTGACATTACCTTGGCCAACGCTCAGCGAATCAAGAATGTCCCAGGGAGAAAAACGGATGTATCCGATGCGGAATGGATCGCTAAATTATTGCGTTATGGACTGATTGAAAAGAGTTTTGTGCCACCCGCGCCAATTCGAGAATTGCGGGACTTGACCCGTTTACGCAAAAAGTGGGTGGGTCAATTGATTGCGGAAAAAAACCGAATTCATAAAGTATTGGAGTGTTCCAATATCAAGCTGGGTACGGTGATTTCCGACATCTTCGGAGTATCGGGCCGAAAACTCTTGACCCGTTTAATGGAACAGGGGTACATCGAAGAAGCCGATATCGACGCTTGCCTTCACGGAAGAATGAAAGGGAAAAAGCAACAAATTCAGGAATCGCTCTTTGGGACATTAACCGAACATGAGTTGTTCATGATTCGCCAATCGTGGAAGCACATCGAGTATTTGGAAAGCTTGATTCAGGAGATGGACCAACGCATCGACCATCTCTTACAACCGTATCAACAGGAAGTGGATCTTCTGATGACGATTCCTGGAGTGAAAAAGGAAACCGCCGCCGTCATCATCGCCGAAATCGGAGTGGATATGGGACAGTTCCCGACACCGCAGCGCCTCGCTTCTTGGGCTGGGGTGGCCCCGGGAAATCACGAAAGCGCTGGAAAACGCAAAAGTACACGAACGGTAAAGGGTAATCCTCATATTAAATCCGCGTTATGCGAGGCGGCATGGGCGTTATCCCGATGCAGGAATCAACCGTTGGCGGCGAAATTTTGGTCATTGGCGGCTCGCCGGGGAAAGAAAAAAGCACTCGTTGCGATCGCGCACCGAATGCTTGTCACCATTTACTGCATGCTTTCCCGAAAAGAACCGTTTTGGGGACCACAAGTAAGTTAG
- a CDS encoding DctP family TRAP transporter solute-binding subunit encodes MRRKLILKPTCLILFIALLSALLFGCSSSNSSNSSSDNAKKGGNGYPKMTVMFSHVAAENTPKGQAALKFKEVVESKSNGAIQVKVFPSGQLYGDDNEIEALQANNVQIIAPSSAKLSGFEKSFEIFDLPFVFKDSQALYSFEDGEGGKKLLDKLDQYGMIGLGFWPNGFKHITNNKVEIDDPADLKGLKIRTHGGTIINEVYAALGASSAKIAFNETYQALQLGTVDGQENSLVNIQTQRYPEVQKYLTLSGHARSEYILVASKTWWDKLDAKTKELFMEAAKTSAEIGRELEAKLEKEALDQMEKEGKIKIHNLTDGERQKFTDVLQPVFDKWSKEIDPEVLQKAQETSQN; translated from the coding sequence ATGAGAAGAAAACTGATCTTGAAACCTACCTGTCTAATTCTGTTTATTGCCTTATTGAGCGCTTTGTTGTTTGGGTGTTCGTCTAGTAACAGTAGTAATAGCTCGTCCGACAACGCAAAAAAGGGTGGCAATGGTTATCCAAAGATGACAGTTATGTTCTCGCATGTGGCAGCCGAAAACACGCCAAAGGGCCAAGCGGCATTGAAATTTAAGGAAGTTGTTGAGTCCAAAAGTAATGGGGCAATTCAGGTAAAAGTCTTTCCATCTGGGCAATTATACGGTGATGATAATGAAATTGAGGCCCTGCAAGCAAATAACGTCCAAATTATAGCGCCGTCATCTGCCAAATTAAGCGGATTTGAGAAGTCGTTCGAAATTTTCGATCTGCCGTTTGTGTTTAAAGACAGTCAAGCATTATATAGTTTTGAAGATGGGGAAGGTGGAAAAAAACTATTAGATAAGTTAGACCAATATGGGATGATCGGTTTAGGGTTCTGGCCGAACGGTTTCAAACATATCACGAACAATAAGGTTGAGATCGATGATCCAGCTGACCTCAAGGGTCTGAAAATTCGCACCCATGGAGGAACAATTATTAATGAGGTGTATGCAGCATTAGGAGCTTCATCGGCTAAAATCGCTTTTAATGAAACATATCAAGCATTGCAATTAGGAACAGTGGACGGACAGGAAAATAGTTTGGTGAATATTCAAACCCAGCGATATCCGGAAGTACAAAAATACTTAACTTTAAGCGGCCATGCACGTTCTGAGTATATTCTAGTGGCGAGTAAAACCTGGTGGGATAAACTTGACGCAAAAACAAAGGAGTTGTTTATGGAGGCTGCCAAGACTTCGGCTGAGATAGGGCGTGAATTAGAGGCCAAACTAGAAAAAGAAGCCTTGGATCAAATGGAAAAAGAGGGAAAAATAAAAATTCATAATCTAACAGATGGAGAACGCCAAAAGTTTACGGATGTTTTGCAACCAGTATTTGATAAGTGGAGCAAGGAGATCGACCCAGAGGTTCTGCAAAAAGCCCAAGAGACTAGTCAAAATTAA
- a CDS encoding TRAP transporter large permease, translating to MNTAMLFSLFTVLILLRIPIALALTVASVIMFSLSGMFNIWTIPHKMFTSINSTTLIAIPGFVFAGAIMAKGGISKYLIDALRAWIGHISGGLSVVTILACAFFAAISGSSPATAAAVGSIMIPAMVEAGYNKRYAMGLVAASGTLGILIPPSIPLIVYGIVTEQSIGKLFIAGIVPGIVLTLVLVAYSIFYARLKGYGGAEKASWNERWSSLRKASWGVFLPILILLCIYSGATTPSEASVIACVYSLIVSLFVYRETSWKDWHAILKDTIGVSAMIMFIISGASVFSLYMTQEQIPQTIASLLVSGEFLSKTIFFVATAILFLILGMFLESSSIMLITLPLLLPIMKMLNIDPYHFAIAMIINMEVAQITPPVGLNLFVISGIAKEKLSEVFKGSAIFIVLMLLYLVIVILFPGLSLWLPGKMDF from the coding sequence ATGAATACCGCAATGCTTTTTAGTCTCTTTACTGTATTAATTTTGCTTAGAATTCCTATAGCGTTGGCTTTAACGGTAGCGTCTGTTATTATGTTTTCTCTGTCGGGTATGTTTAATATTTGGACCATTCCTCATAAAATGTTTACATCCATAAATTCTACAACATTGATTGCCATTCCCGGATTTGTATTTGCCGGTGCGATTATGGCTAAAGGTGGGATATCGAAGTATCTTATTGATGCGTTGAGAGCGTGGATAGGGCACATATCCGGTGGGTTATCCGTTGTAACGATTCTAGCCTGTGCATTTTTTGCAGCCATTAGTGGGTCAAGTCCAGCTACCGCTGCCGCAGTAGGTTCTATCATGATCCCGGCTATGGTGGAGGCTGGTTACAACAAAAGATACGCAATGGGGCTAGTAGCTGCTTCTGGGACATTAGGGATACTGATCCCGCCTAGCATCCCACTTATTGTTTATGGAATTGTAACCGAGCAATCTATCGGTAAGTTGTTTATAGCGGGAATTGTACCTGGTATCGTTCTTACCCTTGTGCTAGTTGCATATTCGATCTTTTATGCCCGTCTCAAAGGATACGGTGGTGCTGAAAAGGCATCATGGAATGAAAGATGGAGTTCATTACGCAAGGCTTCGTGGGGAGTATTTTTACCTATTTTAATTCTATTGTGTATTTATAGTGGTGCTACTACGCCGTCGGAGGCATCAGTTATCGCATGTGTATACTCACTAATTGTCTCGTTGTTTGTTTATCGTGAGACCTCTTGGAAAGACTGGCATGCTATTTTGAAGGATACTATAGGGGTCAGTGCAATGATTATGTTTATCATATCGGGTGCCAGTGTTTTTTCGTTGTACATGACCCAAGAGCAAATCCCGCAAACGATTGCCTCTCTATTAGTTTCGGGGGAATTTTTGAGCAAAACCATCTTTTTTGTCGCTACCGCAATTCTATTTTTGATACTGGGAATGTTCCTAGAATCTTCTTCGATTATGTTGATTACATTACCTTTATTGCTCCCAATTATGAAGATGTTAAATATTGACCCGTATCATTTTGCGATAGCGATGATTATAAATATGGAAGTAGCTCAAATCACCCCGCCTGTAGGCTTGAACTTGTTTGTTATTAGTGGGATAGCTAAGGAGAAATTAAGCGAAGTATTCAAAGGGAGTGCGATTTTTATTGTACTAATGTTGTTGTATCTAGTGATTGTTATCCTGTTTCCAGGTTTATCGCTTTGGCTTCCGGGTAAAATGGATTTTTAA
- a CDS encoding IS110 family transposase translates to MNCTQNQKINQVTEHTLVVGIDIAKRTHYACFVDDRGRVLRKSFPIFQSKEGFQQLYEAIQEGRKAFGKSQVIVAVEPTGHYWLNLAYFLEENGIPLVMVNPAHVCRSKELDDNLPTKHDAKDALVIARLAKDGRFLVPRLLHEIEADLRVGSTLKEKLRKEQAAVKNAIIRWTDRYFPEFWTVFRDLGKTALAVLEWTPLPADMAGRTAEELLEAYRQSEGLKCPQKAKIQALIDAAKGSIGVTEGTTMARFEIAALVRQYRQFEAEIAALDAELKALVQTTMEYQWLKTVDGLGDATIIDLLAEIGSFAHYRDPRQLVKLAGLTLKENSSGQRKGQKHISKRGRKRLRSVLFRAVIPLIRHNEAFRELHEYYTTRPVNPLTGKQSIVALCRKLLNVLFAICTKKQAFDAERMRQDVLSHVPHRAA, encoded by the coding sequence ATGAATTGTACACAAAATCAGAAAATCAATCAAGTCACGGAACACACATTGGTCGTGGGCATCGATATCGCGAAACGAACCCACTACGCCTGCTTCGTGGATGACCGGGGGCGCGTGCTTCGCAAGTCGTTCCCGATCTTCCAGTCGAAAGAGGGGTTTCAACAGCTGTATGAAGCGATTCAGGAGGGGAGGAAAGCGTTCGGGAAGTCACAGGTGATCGTCGCTGTGGAGCCGACCGGGCACTACTGGTTGAACCTGGCCTACTTCCTCGAGGAAAACGGGATCCCGCTGGTCATGGTCAACCCGGCGCATGTGTGCCGGTCGAAAGAACTCGATGACAACCTGCCGACGAAACACGACGCCAAAGACGCCCTGGTCATCGCCAGGCTGGCGAAAGACGGGCGATTCCTCGTCCCCCGGCTGCTGCACGAGATCGAAGCGGATTTGCGCGTCGGGAGCACGCTCAAAGAGAAGCTCCGGAAGGAACAGGCGGCGGTGAAAAACGCGATCATCCGTTGGACGGATCGGTATTTTCCAGAGTTTTGGACCGTGTTTCGCGACCTGGGGAAAACAGCGCTGGCGGTGCTGGAGTGGACGCCGCTTCCGGCCGATATGGCGGGTCGGACCGCCGAGGAGCTTCTGGAGGCGTACCGGCAAAGCGAAGGGCTGAAATGCCCGCAGAAAGCGAAAATTCAGGCGTTGATCGACGCCGCGAAGGGCTCGATTGGGGTGACGGAAGGGACGACGATGGCCCGGTTTGAGATCGCCGCGCTCGTCCGCCAATACCGCCAGTTCGAGGCCGAAATCGCAGCGTTGGACGCCGAGTTGAAGGCATTGGTTCAAACAACGATGGAGTATCAATGGCTGAAAACGGTCGACGGGTTGGGAGATGCCACGATCATCGATCTGCTGGCGGAGATCGGCAGTTTTGCCCACTATCGGGACCCGCGTCAATTGGTGAAGTTGGCGGGCCTGACGCTCAAGGAGAACTCCTCCGGCCAGCGCAAAGGGCAAAAGCACATCTCGAAGCGGGGACGGAAACGGCTGCGATCGGTGCTGTTTCGGGCGGTGATTCCGCTGATCCGGCACAATGAGGCGTTTCGCGAGCTGCATGAGTACTATACGACCCGGCCCGTCAACCCGCTGACCGGAAAGCAGTCCATCGTCGCGTTATGCCGAAAGCTGTTGAATGTGCTGTTTGCGATTTGCACGAAGAAACAAGCGTTTGACGCGGAGCGAATGAGGCAGGACGTCTTGTCCCATGTTCCACACCGGGCGGCCTAA